The Fimbriimonas ginsengisoli Gsoil 348 genome window below encodes:
- a CDS encoding quinate 5-dehydrogenase, translated as MKRVVSISLGTSKRDKKDELEILGQPFSLERIGTDGDMARFAQMFCDLDGKVDALGVGGADIWVVIENRKYAFRQIAKLIVGATKTPVVDGSGLKHTLERETIRTLQSSGVVDFHKKKVLLVSAVDRFGMAQALVAAGADVVFGDLMFGVGLNIPLRTTGQLKAFGGTLLPIVTRLPFKWFYPTGEKQEQRTPKFTKAFKSADVICGDWHYIRRYAPDDLSGKTIITQTLRKADLELLKSWHVDRAITTTPVIGGETFATNVMEGVVVALLGKRPEELTERDYLDTLAKLEWKPNVIQL; from the coding sequence ATGAAACGCGTCGTCTCAATTTCACTAGGTACCAGCAAGCGCGACAAAAAGGATGAGCTCGAGATTCTTGGGCAGCCCTTCTCTTTGGAGCGGATTGGCACCGATGGGGACATGGCCAGGTTTGCGCAGATGTTCTGCGACCTGGACGGCAAGGTCGACGCGCTCGGGGTAGGGGGCGCGGACATCTGGGTGGTGATCGAGAATCGCAAGTACGCCTTCCGGCAGATCGCCAAACTGATCGTCGGGGCGACGAAGACGCCGGTCGTCGATGGAAGCGGACTCAAGCACACGTTGGAACGGGAGACGATCCGAACTCTGCAGAGCAGCGGTGTCGTGGATTTTCACAAGAAGAAGGTCTTGCTCGTCTCGGCGGTCGACCGATTCGGTATGGCGCAAGCCCTTGTGGCGGCGGGGGCCGACGTCGTCTTCGGAGACCTTATGTTTGGTGTCGGCTTGAACATCCCGCTTCGCACGACGGGCCAGCTCAAGGCGTTCGGCGGCACGTTGCTGCCGATCGTGACCCGCCTCCCGTTCAAGTGGTTCTATCCGACGGGAGAGAAGCAGGAGCAGCGGACTCCAAAATTCACCAAAGCCTTTAAGTCGGCGGACGTCATCTGCGGAGATTGGCATTACATCCGCCGGTATGCCCCCGACGATTTGAGCGGCAAGACGATCATCACCCAGACCCTGAGAAAAGCCGACTTGGAGCTGCTCAAGAGCTGGCATGTGGACCGCGCGATTACCACCACGCCCGTGATCGGCGGCGAAACGTTCGCCACGAACGTCATGGAAGGTGTGGTCGTCGCTCTACTTGGCAAGCGCCCCGAAGAGCTCACCGAGCGGGACTACCTGGACACGCTGGCGAAACTAGAGTGGAAACCTAACGTAATTCAGTTATAG
- a CDS encoding LemA family protein encodes MTAVIVLIVILALLVVYGVAQYNGLVSLRRQTQNAFGQIDVQLKRRYDLIPNLVETVKGYMKHEQDTLEKVIQARNQAMAARGVGEKAAAESQLSSVLGGIMAISESYPELRSNQNMLSLQEELKSTENKISFARQYYNDIVTAYNTRIESFPSSIFATSGGFKPQELFEIEDAIQRENVKVQF; translated from the coding sequence ATGACCGCAGTGATCGTTCTAATCGTCATTCTCGCCCTTCTCGTGGTGTACGGGGTGGCGCAATACAACGGGCTGGTGTCGCTACGCCGGCAGACCCAAAACGCGTTCGGCCAGATCGACGTGCAGCTCAAGCGTCGCTACGACTTGATCCCGAACCTCGTGGAGACGGTGAAGGGTTACATGAAGCACGAGCAAGACACGCTCGAAAAGGTAATCCAGGCCCGCAACCAGGCCATGGCGGCTCGTGGCGTCGGGGAGAAGGCGGCGGCGGAATCGCAGCTCAGCTCGGTTCTGGGCGGCATCATGGCGATCTCCGAGTCGTATCCGGAGCTTCGGTCGAACCAGAACATGCTCTCGCTCCAAGAGGAGCTGAAGAGCACCGAGAATAAGATCTCGTTCGCCCGCCAGTACTACAACGACATCGTCACCGCTTACAACACCCGGATCGAGTCATTCCCCTCCAGCATCTTCGCCACCTCCGGAGGCTTCAAGCCTCAAGAGCTGTTCGAGATCGAGGACGCGATTCAACGAGAGAACGTAAAGGTTCAGTTCTGA
- a CDS encoding shikimate dehydrogenase, whose protein sequence is MTRFGFIIHPLTPKQIAKAYPIAQYLPDSVIEFFSARKGPKLMSEITGVRSKTGAETEGWFIGCPLTPDQMLKKLPLEKVYERLVQCTDMAAELGASLIGLGAFTSVVGDGGVTIQQRSKIGVTTGNSYTVATAIQGTIKAAHLLDIDLKNATLAVVGATGSIGKTCARILARDFGRTILIGRDPERTAALAAEIPNSEPSTDVGDIREADVVITVSSAGKELILPEHLRPGSIVCDVARPRDVSVRVTKERPDVLVIEGGIVRVPGNVEFNLNFGFPEKTAYACMSETMLLALEGDSSLFNFTLGKDVTVEQVDQISRLADKHGFELASFRSFEKEVSDDAILRARKARITAPTIARSKPAV, encoded by the coding sequence ATGACCCGTTTCGGCTTCATCATTCATCCGCTTACGCCGAAACAGATTGCGAAGGCTTATCCGATCGCGCAGTATCTTCCGGACTCGGTCATCGAGTTTTTCAGCGCTCGCAAAGGGCCGAAACTGATGAGCGAGATCACGGGAGTCCGTTCCAAGACCGGGGCGGAAACGGAAGGTTGGTTTATCGGATGTCCGCTTACACCGGACCAGATGCTGAAGAAGCTCCCGCTTGAGAAGGTTTACGAGCGGCTGGTTCAGTGCACCGATATGGCGGCCGAGCTTGGCGCCTCGCTCATCGGTCTGGGTGCGTTTACATCCGTCGTCGGCGACGGCGGCGTGACGATCCAGCAACGATCGAAGATCGGCGTGACCACCGGGAACAGCTACACGGTCGCGACCGCGATCCAAGGGACGATCAAAGCCGCGCATCTTCTGGATATCGATTTGAAGAATGCGACGCTGGCGGTGGTTGGAGCCACCGGTTCCATCGGAAAGACCTGCGCCAGAATTCTCGCCCGGGACTTCGGCCGAACCATCCTCATCGGGCGCGATCCCGAACGCACTGCCGCTCTCGCGGCGGAGATCCCAAACTCGGAGCCGAGCACGGACGTGGGCGACATTAGGGAAGCGGACGTCGTGATTACTGTCAGCTCGGCGGGGAAGGAGCTGATTTTGCCGGAGCACCTGCGGCCCGGTTCGATCGTATGCGATGTCGCCCGACCGCGCGACGTTTCGGTTCGCGTGACCAAAGAGCGGCCGGACGTCCTCGTTATCGAAGGGGGAATCGTACGGGTGCCGGGCAATGTGGAGTTCAACCTGAACTTCGGCTTTCCGGAGAAGACCGCCTACGCCTGCATGAGCGAAACCATGCTGCTTGCCCTAGAAGGCGATTCTAGCCTCTTCAATTTCACGTTGGGCAAGGACGTCACCGTCGAACAAGTCGACCAGATCAGCCGCTTGGCCGACAAACACGGCTTCGAGCTGGCCAGCTTCCGCTCCTTTGAGAAAGAGGTTAGCGACGACGCCATTCTCCGAGCCCGAAAAGCCCGCATCACCGCGCCGACCATCGCGCGGTCGAAGCCGGCGGTGTGA
- a CDS encoding HAD family hydrolase, giving the protein MPHGRLLFDFDAVLFDVDGTLVDSLEMIVRGLGDTFERFAGVRPPPETILRQIGKPLTDQVGLFLSYEPTDEQVLEMSAYAIERFTVHEELERLFQPAVDCLRLLHRQGVRTALVTSKSTVELNAFLTRFEGAPYVDATVCASDVHQPKPHPESALRACEILGVRPERAAMIGDSIYDLRCARQAGLTAVAVAYGAGLRYELLNEQPDLLIETPEALLAWTETAFLQTPCRERS; this is encoded by the coding sequence ATGCCGCACGGGCGATTACTGTTCGACTTTGACGCTGTTCTCTTCGATGTGGACGGGACGCTTGTCGACAGTTTGGAAATGATCGTACGTGGGCTCGGAGATACGTTCGAGAGGTTTGCCGGAGTCCGGCCCCCCCCGGAAACGATCCTCCGCCAGATTGGAAAGCCGCTGACGGACCAGGTTGGCCTGTTCCTTTCATACGAGCCGACCGATGAGCAGGTCTTGGAAATGAGCGCCTATGCCATCGAGCGGTTCACCGTCCACGAAGAGCTCGAGCGTCTTTTCCAGCCCGCCGTCGATTGCCTTCGACTTCTCCACCGCCAGGGCGTCCGAACCGCGCTGGTGACGAGTAAGTCGACCGTGGAGCTCAACGCCTTTCTCACACGATTTGAGGGCGCGCCATACGTCGACGCGACGGTGTGCGCCTCCGATGTTCATCAACCGAAACCCCATCCCGAGAGCGCGTTACGAGCGTGCGAGATCCTCGGAGTCCGTCCCGAGCGCGCCGCAATGATCGGCGACTCGATCTACGATCTCCGATGCGCCCGGCAAGCCGGTCTAACCGCGGTGGCCGTCGCGTACGGCGCGGGCCTCCGCTACGAGCTGCTGAACGAGCAGCCCGACCTACTGATCGAAACGCCCGAAGCGCTGCTCGCATGGACCGAGACCGCCTTTTTACAGACACCATGCCGCGAAAGAAGCTAG
- a CDS encoding HEAT repeat domain-containing protein, with amino-acid sequence MQRTLRSLLFMIAVGATLAVYNGYNQSHDVALATGPVGSAQRDFFATAADRPDIALFFKGLTPSQRLTMATRIGDYDDPKLGTLIGKLLGSFDAKARVALTASLVRIGKAHPEAVANQLTVAGSLQQFAVASALKAVGAPALPAVATALKTPEARSNAAAYLVANGSSSVSFLLPMLREKDKDVRLAAADALGKLGAKEAVPAIMELYSKSEGDERFGYLSALAGVGDPATEPLLTKEATDLTVAGPRRAQAMLGLGRIGDRMAVSTLWNLLKTDDPQIQDSVISALQLAGNAAISSAPSVADGLKVAAGVHTPEADGYIDRFLRTPEVRLAAARAAENRPGLVAAIAAAAKSTANGEETDALMRALATTPEGVAKLRELAKDPTVGGFAARRLRLSGA; translated from the coding sequence TTGCAGCGAACGTTGCGCAGCTTGCTGTTTATGATCGCCGTGGGGGCGACTTTGGCGGTTTACAACGGCTACAACCAAAGTCACGACGTCGCTTTGGCCACGGGGCCGGTAGGTTCGGCTCAGCGGGATTTCTTTGCCACCGCGGCGGACCGTCCGGATATCGCGCTCTTCTTTAAAGGGCTTACTCCTTCGCAACGACTGACCATGGCGACGCGGATCGGCGATTACGATGATCCGAAGCTCGGCACCCTTATCGGAAAGCTGTTGGGATCGTTCGACGCGAAAGCGCGGGTTGCCTTGACCGCGTCGTTGGTTCGGATCGGAAAGGCCCATCCCGAGGCGGTCGCGAACCAGCTCACGGTAGCCGGGAGCTTGCAGCAGTTCGCGGTGGCGAGCGCCCTCAAGGCAGTCGGGGCGCCGGCTTTGCCGGCGGTGGCGACGGCGCTTAAAACTCCGGAAGCTCGGTCCAACGCCGCCGCGTATCTGGTGGCGAATGGCTCCAGCTCGGTTTCGTTCCTTCTCCCCATGCTCCGCGAGAAGGATAAGGACGTGCGTCTGGCGGCGGCCGACGCCCTCGGAAAATTGGGAGCGAAGGAAGCGGTCCCGGCGATCATGGAACTCTATTCCAAATCGGAAGGGGACGAGCGATTCGGCTACTTGTCGGCGCTCGCCGGCGTCGGCGACCCGGCAACCGAGCCGCTGCTTACGAAGGAAGCCACGGACTTAACCGTAGCCGGCCCGCGGCGGGCCCAGGCGATGCTTGGGCTAGGGCGCATAGGCGACCGTATGGCGGTTTCCACCCTGTGGAATCTCCTAAAAACCGACGACCCGCAGATCCAAGATTCGGTGATCTCAGCCCTTCAGCTCGCTGGAAATGCCGCGATTTCGTCGGCTCCCTCCGTAGCCGACGGTTTAAAGGTCGCCGCCGGAGTCCACACGCCGGAAGCGGACGGCTACATCGACCGGTTCTTACGAACCCCCGAAGTTCGCCTCGCTGCCGCCCGAGCGGCCGAGAACCGTCCTGGTTTGGTTGCGGCTATCGCCGCGGCGGCAAAGTCGACCGCGAACGGTGAGGAGACCGACGCTCTCATGAGAGCCTTGGCCACGACTCCCGAAGGAGTCGCAAAGCTCCGAGAATTAGCCAAAGACCCAACCGTCGGCGGCTTCGCCGCTCGGCGACTTCGATTGTCGGGCGCATGA
- a CDS encoding cell division protein ZipA C-terminal FtsZ-binding domain-containing protein, whose protein sequence is MIPGGADPFGAALQADPAVALPVLDVAPPTKAGPLHKVQFVVEFVGPRSIPAPAATHLLASEWYQALGQPQLFAMRPADLQWQQLTNSIDGSYDSLALAWDMVTPRGSISKSAATHLLQTAERFAPFIQRRVIPLPDPKEIDRVVKSLIEIRDALDIGFALSIYAPPGGYRERDLWVMCARLGLKFGSHGSFDWQLPGFAHPLLSVTPFGDTDAFALSGVNAGATHLGVTIGFSLPLSPSPSQALQGCFHVAQIISRDMGGDVRDQDDRKLTEKIRQELRENLRLAIGAFSNAGMTTGAPEAVKLFAE, encoded by the coding sequence GTGATTCCCGGGGGCGCCGATCCATTCGGAGCGGCGTTACAGGCCGATCCGGCCGTGGCGCTTCCGGTTCTGGACGTTGCTCCGCCCACCAAAGCGGGACCGCTGCATAAGGTTCAATTCGTCGTCGAATTCGTAGGTCCGCGGTCGATCCCCGCGCCTGCCGCGACCCATCTTTTGGCTTCCGAGTGGTACCAGGCGTTGGGTCAACCCCAGCTCTTCGCCATGCGCCCGGCCGACCTCCAGTGGCAGCAGTTGACGAATTCGATCGACGGATCCTACGACTCGCTCGCCCTAGCCTGGGACATGGTCACCCCCCGCGGCTCGATCAGCAAGTCTGCCGCCACCCATCTGCTTCAAACCGCGGAGCGGTTCGCCCCGTTTATCCAACGCCGAGTCATTCCGCTACCGGATCCCAAGGAAATCGACCGGGTGGTGAAGTCGTTGATAGAGATCCGGGATGCGCTCGACATCGGTTTCGCGCTTTCCATCTACGCGCCCCCAGGGGGCTACCGGGAGCGTGACCTATGGGTGATGTGCGCACGCTTGGGGCTTAAGTTCGGATCGCACGGATCGTTCGACTGGCAATTGCCCGGCTTTGCTCACCCGCTCTTGAGCGTAACCCCATTTGGAGACACGGACGCCTTTGCCCTTAGCGGTGTGAATGCCGGAGCCACCCACCTAGGCGTCACCATCGGCTTCAGCCTTCCCCTCTCTCCCTCGCCAAGCCAGGCGCTTCAGGGCTGTTTTCATGTCGCGCAAATCATCTCGCGTGACATGGGAGGCGACGTTCGAGATCAAGACGATCGCAAGCTGACAGAAAAAATCCGTCAGGAGCTGCGAGAAAACCTCCGGCTCGCCATCGGCGCGTTCTCAAACGCCGGAATGACCACCGGCGCACCCGAAGCAGTGAAACTGTTTGCGGAATAG
- a CDS encoding RidA family protein: MTREPLSTSSAPGAIGPYSQAIKASGNFLFCSGQIPLTPTGDLVTGDVKDQTTQVMKNISAVLEAAGLTFANVVKTTIFLSTMDHFASVNEVYGSYFTSEPPARSTVAAAGLPRGVDVEIEVLAVY, encoded by the coding sequence ATGACACGAGAGCCCCTCTCGACCTCATCCGCCCCCGGCGCGATCGGCCCATACAGCCAGGCGATCAAGGCCAGCGGCAACTTCCTTTTCTGCAGCGGCCAGATCCCGCTTACTCCGACCGGAGACCTCGTCACCGGCGACGTGAAAGACCAGACGACGCAGGTGATGAAGAACATCTCGGCCGTGTTGGAAGCCGCCGGGCTCACGTTCGCGAACGTGGTGAAGACGACCATCTTCCTCTCCACCATGGACCACTTCGCCTCCGTCAACGAAGTCTATGGCTCCTACTTCACCTCCGAGCCGCCTGCCCGCTCCACCGTCGCCGCCGCCGGCCTCCCTCGCGGAGTCGACGTGGAGATCGAAGTCCTCGCCGTCTACTAA
- the secD gene encoding protein translocase subunit SecD, with amino-acid sequence MRSKSYLFLLLVLGLGIISGIFYKQTKYNFGLDVRGGVALTYEMVLTPEERKKAEEIRNRLIPILMARAAGSLAVAEPSIVPKGTDQIVIELPGATDVEKARQTIGSSAKIQFYWAKNVVGPQASARPYTAQDDKDPKNPTVNFRRTYGGNGEEIKYLGPDGKPNPAYADVIKGWQKILEGQDLDHAVMQSAGSGYQPEMIFSGTGAQKMGEWSRRYQGKEENIAAVLDGRVISLAHVQGDTILRDEAIINGTFPDAYVRNLVDLLNAGALPVDLKVLSSQRVEATIGMQALDKMVTAGVIAFGAISIFMLAYYAFPGLVAIIALALYVLFTLTVLKLANATFSLAGIAGFILSVGMAVDANILVFERFKEEMKRGKSLQTAIDLGFRRALPAIIDSNACTVLTSLVLAYLGTGPVKGFATTLIIGVVISLFTAVTVTRSLLVFVTNSGIADNVKLYAADRNWFKRFEERADTEPVEVVNKPARYFWLSAISIAVCLPFVFLGGLKPNVEFRGGYELQYKIGSKTMSADSVRSGLEKIGLRGANVKFGGEGADRVAMVTAPAEGQLVDKTPEQAQSIVGTAIGFSAADFGGNSFVGPAIQGETIRNAIIGVVLSSLLIVVYLALRFGFAIGGFVQGLRFGGSAIGALVHDVLFVVGFSAVVGFLNGWEISALFITSILTVIGFSVHDTIVIFDRIRENLRRPKPGDDLAHLMNRSITQSFARSLNTSMTVVLTLFIMLFAGTTTPDLKLFCATMLAGIISGTYSSIYNASPILYLWDRSIGRRKGEGETLLGKARGEAAKQRVITTQTVAPIADVPNPTQPPAGRSYGQVRRRANEPKKKPGHIEIEDDL; translated from the coding sequence TTGCGGTCAAAGAGTTACCTGTTTCTTCTCCTAGTCCTTGGGCTCGGAATTATTTCCGGCATTTTCTACAAGCAGACGAAGTACAACTTCGGTCTGGACGTTCGTGGCGGTGTCGCTCTCACGTACGAGATGGTGCTTACGCCGGAGGAACGTAAAAAAGCGGAGGAGATCCGTAACCGGCTTATTCCAATTTTGATGGCTCGCGCCGCCGGTTCACTTGCCGTTGCGGAGCCGTCCATCGTTCCTAAAGGGACGGACCAGATCGTCATCGAGCTGCCGGGCGCCACCGACGTCGAGAAGGCGCGGCAGACCATCGGCTCGAGCGCGAAGATCCAGTTTTACTGGGCGAAGAACGTCGTCGGCCCCCAAGCTTCCGCTCGGCCGTACACCGCTCAGGACGACAAGGATCCGAAGAACCCCACGGTTAACTTCCGACGAACCTACGGCGGCAATGGTGAGGAGATCAAATACCTCGGCCCGGATGGCAAGCCCAACCCGGCGTATGCTGACGTTATCAAGGGCTGGCAGAAGATCTTGGAAGGCCAAGATCTCGACCACGCCGTCATGCAGTCCGCCGGAAGTGGATATCAGCCAGAGATGATTTTCTCCGGCACCGGAGCCCAGAAAATGGGCGAGTGGAGCCGCCGGTATCAGGGCAAGGAAGAGAATATCGCCGCCGTCCTCGACGGGCGCGTGATCAGCCTCGCGCATGTCCAGGGCGACACCATCCTTCGGGACGAGGCGATTATCAACGGCACCTTCCCAGACGCCTACGTCCGGAATCTCGTCGACCTTCTGAACGCGGGCGCGCTTCCGGTCGACCTCAAGGTGCTCAGCAGCCAGCGCGTCGAAGCGACGATCGGCATGCAGGCGCTGGACAAGATGGTCACGGCGGGCGTCATCGCCTTCGGCGCGATCTCCATCTTCATGCTCGCGTACTACGCCTTCCCCGGCTTGGTTGCGATCATCGCCCTCGCGCTCTACGTTCTATTTACGCTGACCGTCCTTAAACTGGCCAACGCCACGTTCTCGCTCGCCGGCATTGCGGGCTTCATCTTGTCGGTCGGTATGGCCGTCGACGCTAATATCCTCGTCTTCGAGCGATTTAAGGAGGAGATGAAGCGGGGCAAGTCGTTGCAGACCGCCATCGACCTTGGCTTCCGCCGCGCCCTGCCCGCAATTATCGACTCGAACGCCTGTACCGTTCTCACTTCGCTTGTCCTTGCCTACCTCGGCACCGGACCAGTCAAGGGATTTGCGACGACGCTGATTATCGGTGTCGTGATCTCGTTGTTTACCGCCGTCACGGTTACGCGGTCGCTTCTCGTGTTCGTCACGAACAGCGGAATCGCGGACAACGTGAAGCTGTACGCCGCCGACCGCAACTGGTTCAAGCGGTTCGAAGAGCGAGCCGACACCGAGCCGGTCGAGGTCGTCAACAAGCCGGCCCGATACTTCTGGCTCTCGGCGATTTCGATCGCCGTTTGTCTTCCGTTCGTCTTCTTGGGCGGCCTTAAGCCGAACGTCGAGTTCCGCGGCGGCTATGAGCTTCAGTACAAGATCGGCTCCAAAACGATGTCGGCCGACTCGGTTCGCTCCGGATTGGAGAAGATCGGTCTTCGCGGCGCGAACGTGAAGTTCGGCGGCGAAGGGGCCGACCGAGTGGCGATGGTGACCGCACCCGCCGAAGGTCAGCTAGTCGACAAGACGCCGGAACAGGCGCAGTCGATCGTGGGAACGGCGATCGGGTTTAGCGCCGCGGACTTCGGCGGCAACTCCTTCGTCGGTCCAGCCATTCAGGGAGAAACGATTCGGAACGCCATCATCGGCGTCGTCCTCTCGAGCCTTCTGATCGTCGTGTACCTCGCGCTCCGCTTTGGCTTCGCCATCGGCGGCTTCGTTCAAGGTCTACGCTTTGGCGGCTCCGCCATCGGCGCGCTGGTCCACGACGTTCTCTTCGTCGTCGGCTTCTCGGCGGTGGTGGGGTTCCTCAATGGCTGGGAGATCAGCGCGCTCTTTATCACGTCGATCCTCACGGTCATCGGGTTCTCGGTCCATGACACCATCGTCATCTTCGACCGAATTCGAGAGAACCTTCGCCGGCCCAAGCCGGGCGACGATCTGGCGCACCTGATGAACCGATCGATTACCCAATCGTTCGCCCGGTCCCTAAACACCTCGATGACGGTCGTCTTGACCTTGTTCATCATGTTGTTCGCCGGTACCACGACCCCCGACCTCAAGCTGTTCTGCGCGACGATGCTCGCCGGAATCATCTCCGGAACCTACTCGTCAATCTACAACGCCTCACCGATTCTCTATCTCTGGGATCGTTCGATCGGCAGGCGAAAGGGCGAGGGCGAGACATTGCTCGGCAAGGCAAGGGGAGAAGCCGCCAAGCAACGGGTCATCACAACGCAGACGGTGGCGCCGATCGCCGACGTCCCCAACCCGACCCAGCCTCCCGCCGGACGCTCTTATGGTCAGGTTCGCCGCCGAGCGAACGAACCGAAGAAGAAGCCGGGGCACATCGAGATAGAAGACGATCTCTGA
- a CDS encoding MmcQ/YjbR family DNA-binding protein encodes MSNLEDGFEVVRAVWQRAKWPGVEEGLSWGTVALKVRGKMLIRLKEPDVAVLLCDSDEKAFLMQTAPDVYFQTDHYSGYPAVLARLSNVDPDELSRLIEKAWKEKASKKMLEDFRR; translated from the coding sequence ATGTCTAACCTTGAAGATGGTTTTGAAGTGGTTCGGGCAGTTTGGCAGCGGGCCAAATGGCCGGGAGTCGAGGAGGGGCTTAGCTGGGGCACGGTTGCGCTCAAGGTTCGTGGCAAGATGCTTATCCGTCTCAAGGAGCCGGATGTAGCGGTGTTGCTCTGCGATTCGGACGAGAAAGCCTTTCTGATGCAGACCGCCCCAGACGTCTATTTTCAGACCGATCATTACAGCGGCTACCCAGCCGTCCTCGCCCGCCTCTCTAACGTCGATCCCGACGAGCTCTCGCGCTTGATCGAGAAGGCTTGGAAGGAAAAGGCGTCGAAGAAAATGCTTGAGGATTTCAGGCGCTAG
- the era gene encoding GTPase Era encodes MTDNEAIPPIEQPVEASPPTPNAQRPTPFRSGYVTLIGKPNVGKSTLLNHIVGQKVSIVSNKPQTTRRRVIGIAHGPGYEAAFIDTPGVHEAHTQLGKQMIEQAQMSLADINLVVYVADGAHHPGDLDKLIAKMVKASEVKVPIILCMNKMDLLKAEDVVRNVEAYTGLLGITEDDYMLTTATQGHNVDKLMDMIVSRLPVGDPIYDEDEFTDQSSRFLAAELVREKILIATRQEVPHSVAVMIEEWEDEGDLTRIGASILVEKVSQRGILIGKQGQFLKKIGTEARAEIEELLGHRVHLDLHVKVSEGWRMNPRILRELEYSE; translated from the coding sequence ATGACAGATAACGAAGCTATTCCTCCGATCGAGCAGCCGGTTGAGGCCAGCCCCCCAACGCCCAACGCCCAACGCCCAACGCCCTTTAGGTCCGGCTACGTCACCCTTATCGGCAAGCCGAACGTGGGCAAAAGCACTTTGCTCAACCATATCGTGGGGCAGAAGGTTTCGATTGTTAGCAACAAGCCGCAGACGACTCGGCGGCGGGTGATTGGGATTGCGCATGGGCCGGGGTATGAGGCGGCGTTTATCGACACGCCGGGGGTGCACGAGGCTCATACTCAGCTTGGAAAGCAGATGATCGAGCAAGCCCAGATGTCGTTGGCAGACATCAACCTTGTGGTCTACGTCGCGGACGGCGCTCACCATCCTGGCGACTTGGACAAGCTGATCGCCAAGATGGTCAAGGCGAGCGAGGTGAAGGTCCCGATCATCCTTTGCATGAACAAGATGGACCTCCTGAAGGCGGAGGACGTCGTCCGGAATGTGGAGGCCTACACTGGGCTCCTCGGGATCACGGAGGACGATTACATGCTGACCACTGCCACGCAAGGGCACAACGTGGACAAGCTGATGGATATGATCGTCAGCCGCCTACCCGTGGGTGACCCTATCTACGATGAGGACGAGTTCACCGATCAGTCGAGCCGCTTCCTGGCCGCCGAGCTCGTGCGAGAGAAGATCCTAATCGCAACGCGGCAAGAGGTTCCCCACTCCGTGGCGGTGATGATCGAAGAGTGGGAAGACGAGGGGGATCTCACTCGGATCGGAGCCAGCATTCTCGTTGAGAAGGTCAGCCAGCGCGGCATCCTTATTGGCAAACAGGGCCAGTTCCTCAAGAAGATCGGTACCGAAGCCCGAGCGGAGATCGAAGAGCTTCTCGGACATCGGGTGCACCTCGACCTCCACGTGAAGGTGAGCGAGGGATGGCGCATGAACCCGCGTATTCTGCGGGAGCTGGAGTACAGCGAGTGA